The genomic region GCTGCCATCCAAAGCAACCTGTTCACCGTCTACCACTTCAATATTCTCATATCTTACTCTTTCATACAGCGGATGATCCATGATCACGGTATATTCTCCAGGATACACTTCCAGATTGTAACTGCCATCAGCACCAGTCTCGGTCACAAATGCTCCGGCCATCACTTCTGCCCCGGCAATATTTGCTCCGGTTGCAGCATCACTCACAATACCCGTAAGTGTTCCTGTTCCGCCGGTACCTTCCCAGCGGTATAATGCCACACTGCCCGTCACCCATTGCGGGTTGACAATATTATTTCCATTATCAAGCACTGCATACCAGCTGCCCATATCAGGATAAGGCATATCAAAGGCGAATATCCCGAAATCACTCTCGCTGATCGTATTAAATCCCTCAAATGGTAAGCTTGACACGTAACTGAAATACTGCACCAGATCACACATGAAAAAATTCACTGCTCCCTGCTGCTGCCTGTCATAAAACCAGGTATCTTCACTGGTGTCATCCATCACAATATTACCATATATTGCTTGACTGTCTGCCTCATATTCCACTACCAGCCGATAATCCGCTTCATCATCTTCCGGTATATCTATTTCTGTATATGCTATCTGAGGTATCTCATTATTGATCTGAAGCTCCACTTCATACACATCTCCACCTGCTGTGTTCTCCGTAACCATTTGATATTCCACACTGCCCCAGGCGGTACTCATCTGCACCCAGTATTCATGTCCATCGCCAATCGTAAAATCATATACCCCTTCATTGCCTGTCCAGCCCACCATATCACCCGTAACCTGACCATTTAATCTCAATCCGATCAATACACGAGCTCCGTCCAAAGACTGACCTGCGCTATCTGTTGCATGAACTATCATATGTGCATAATTGGGAGCATACTTTTCTGTCACACTGCGCATCACGCCATCAGATCGCACATCGATCACTGAACCAAAATTACTTCCCCAGCCATTCTCATACATATAAAAATTATTAATACTGCCACCATCCCAATGTATCCATTCTTCATCCCAGAATTCATTCCAGGTATGATCAACTGTAAAGCATACGATACTGGTCATAGGCACCAGAGCTGTTCTTCCGATTGCCACCCGCATATCCGCATGTTCTCCACATCTGCCTATATGCTTGCGATATATCCGCACCGGCTGATGAGGTCGCTCAAAATTACTCGTAAACACCAGACTCTGTCCCAGCCATTTCGTACAGGCACCTATTGCAGAATCATACCCAGTAGTAAAATCATTGGCATATTCGCACTGCACCAGATAATTTCGCAGTGAGGGATAATCATCATCAGCATAATTATACAAAAAATCACGCCAGAAATATCCCTCATCAGGTCCCACTATATTTGTGGTATGGCTCCCGTTACTCTCTACTATGTCAGGAGAAATAAATGCCGGTATCTCATCTGTTATCTTAGGATGTACTATATGCCAGTAATAAATATCCCTGGGCACTTCCACCTGATGAACAACACCATTACTACTCTTTGTCCAGTATCGCGTTGTGCTGTAATAATCATCATCCATCAATGAATTACCATAATCCACAACCTCCACATAGTTCAATTCCTGGTCATATTCATAGATCATCTCCGCATTCTGGATATATAATTCCGGATATGCCCACTCGCTGCTTAAATACACAGTAGAAGCTGTCGCTATACAAAACGCCACCTCATCCACGATGGGATCATCCACGTCAATGATCACATTAGCCCAGTATTCCTGCAATTCCTCATCAAGCGATAGTAGCGTGGTCTCCAGCTCTGCCTGGATCCATAAAGGTGCTCTATCAATTGCATCAAGCACGACTCCACTCGCTTCACTGCTCAATCCGTTTACGTTCATCTCATGAGTTATCCCCGTGTATTCCACGCTTATATGTTCTCCGGAAGGTAAAAATGTGTTAATGTTCACTGAATCTGCCAGCTCCCAGCCCTCACGGTCAATTTCATCAATTCTTTGAGTTATCTCTATTTCATCTCCCTGATACGCTGCAGCATTTACCAGGGCAGGATCGCTGGGTTCTGATAGTTCCCGGCAGGTTAATCCTCTTGCAGATTCAGCAAATAACATCATTCCACTCATTAAAATAAAAAGTATTAATAATTTCTTCATTCTTGCTCCTCAATATCTTTTGTCATTTTATTCCTTGATTCTCCATTTTCACTGAAAATTCATTTATCATGGATTCCACT from Candidatus Stygibacter australis harbors:
- a CDS encoding carboxypeptidase regulatory-like domain-containing protein; the protein is MKKLLILFILMSGMMLFAESARGLTCRELSEPSDPALVNAAAYQGDEIEITQRIDEIDREGWELADSVNINTFLPSGEHISVEYTGITHEMNVNGLSSEASGVVLDAIDRAPLWIQAELETTLLSLDEELQEYWANVIIDVDDPIVDEVAFCIATASTVYLSSEWAYPELYIQNAEMIYEYDQELNYVEVVDYGNSLMDDDYYSTTRYWTKSSNGVVHQVEVPRDIYYWHIVHPKITDEIPAFISPDIVESNGSHTTNIVGPDEGYFWRDFLYNYADDDYPSLRNYLVQCEYANDFTTGYDSAIGACTKWLGQSLVFTSNFERPHQPVRIYRKHIGRCGEHADMRVAIGRTALVPMTSIVCFTVDHTWNEFWDEEWIHWDGGSINNFYMYENGWGSNFGSVIDVRSDGVMRSVTEKYAPNYAHMIVHATDSAGQSLDGARVLIGLRLNGQVTGDMVGWTGNEGVYDFTIGDGHEYWVQMSTAWGSVEYQMVTENTAGGDVYEVELQINNEIPQIAYTEIDIPEDDEADYRLVVEYEADSQAIYGNIVMDDTSEDTWFYDRQQQGAVNFFMCDLVQYFSYVSSLPFEGFNTISESDFGIFAFDMPYPDMGSWYAVLDNGNNIVNPQWVTGSVALYRWEGTGGTGTLTGIVSDAATGANIAGAEVMAGAFVTETGADGSYNLEVYPGEYTVIMDHPLYERVRYENIEVVDGEQVALDGSLADDPIAPLNVVVNGDDETAAVVSWEAPSSLMSRSLTGYWVYRLLIEDEFNQDNWVQLTGAPITETSFIDEEWLSLEAGEYRYAVAAHYSSYSSDFTISQILPLYMTAQVSIDLTTNSGDSAGGAMITLRNLEGVNSPYNYELSYPEEGNIVLDNVWKGNYQISIALEFYEGLTSELEILADSELAYELIELLPGVQFAGVYDYYLSWDAVPQNREFENYEIYLDGDTEPLGIVAEPGLDLAEAGVDAGEHSIEIIANYSSGLSEAGMIHFEDGSSLEYEQLAYFPFDDDYNDMMSNWQGLGWLTSIVETPFGNGVEFNGAGYITVSANDELTESALHYTTLFWINADTLNTGWRGMIGRPGRNQCAWLNADADYIHHRFHTESGGTNDGAPNTPNGRFHWQEWNQVAIVNNGLTAKTYINGEVLAQGALGSALMADSTDMYIGKSPDSPTAEGYLYGIMDEVRIWNRGLSDLELRELYLSETEVLGMGTISAMITDSETGEGVDGVVVEMGIYSAVSENGGVFELELPARTYDIRLTMGDYLEQWANDFIVEADVINEFDFAFELTGETPDEIAPVEILSVRNYPNPFISSSARASGTTFEILFNYQEDTEMELGIYNIRGQKVKSSELTLIEGINNYYWTGRNDQGEKCSAGIYFYQLKGRGMEESGKLLILR